In one Methanobrevibacter arboriphilus genomic region, the following are encoded:
- the glyS gene encoding glycine--tRNA ligase: MNHEKMINISTKRGFLWPSFEIYSGVSGFTDYGPLGAILKNNIMQLWRKQYIAGEGFYEIESPAVTPEEVLKASGHVDNFTDPMAQCDGCKDVFRADHIIEEVTNLEVEGMTNEELDKIVKKHNVNCPNCGDKLSEIWNYNLMFKTNIGAKGNKTGYMRPETAQGIFILFKRLSRFFKNKLPFGTVQLGKAYRNEISPRQGVIRLREFTQAEAEIFVDPENKTHPKFNTIADEKLVLNSQKTQIEGKDPITISAKEALENGIVANEILIYQIYLAKKFLKELGIPDEVLRFRQHLPNEMAHYAIDCWDVEVKTDRYGWVEIIGIADRGDYDLKSHSKHSNEELNIFIQYEEPKIISKTIAKPNMAKFGPSFKQNAPKVKSFLENIDSVMVEKIKTSIKKDGIYEALIDGEAFEIKNEHVTFEDVEEEIKGKKIIPHVIEPSFGIDRILYSVLLHSFHTAETEEDKEYFKLANSIAPIQVGVFPLMNKSELNSLATEITTNLRNSGFMVDYDTSGTIGKRYARADEIGVPIAITIDYDSLEDNSVTIRDRDTEEQERVSIKNLKKVVGNYFN, from the coding sequence ATGAATCATGAAAAAATGATAAATATCAGTACAAAAAGAGGTTTTCTATGGCCGTCCTTTGAAATTTATTCAGGAGTTTCTGGATTTACTGATTATGGACCTCTTGGAGCTATTTTAAAAAATAATATTATGCAACTATGGAGAAAACAATATATAGCTGGAGAAGGATTCTATGAAATAGAAAGCCCAGCAGTAACTCCTGAAGAAGTTTTAAAAGCATCAGGACATGTTGATAATTTTACAGACCCTATGGCACAATGTGATGGTTGTAAAGATGTTTTTAGAGCAGATCATATAATAGAAGAAGTAACTAACCTTGAAGTAGAAGGTATGACTAATGAAGAGTTAGATAAAATTGTTAAAAAACATAATGTCAATTGTCCAAACTGTGGAGATAAATTAAGTGAAATTTGGAACTATAACCTTATGTTTAAAACTAATATTGGAGCTAAAGGAAATAAAACTGGATATATGCGTCCAGAAACCGCTCAAGGAATATTTATACTTTTCAAAAGACTTTCAAGATTCTTCAAAAATAAACTACCTTTCGGAACAGTACAACTAGGAAAAGCTTATAGGAATGAAATTTCACCTAGACAAGGAGTAATAAGACTTAGAGAATTTACACAAGCAGAAGCAGAAATATTTGTTGACCCTGAAAATAAAACACACCCTAAATTCAACACAATAGCTGATGAAAAACTAGTTCTAAACTCCCAAAAAACACAGATCGAAGGAAAAGATCCAATAACAATATCTGCTAAAGAAGCACTTGAAAATGGTATCGTAGCTAATGAAATTTTAATTTATCAAATATATTTAGCTAAAAAGTTTTTAAAAGAGCTTGGAATTCCTGATGAAGTATTAAGATTCAGACAACATCTTCCAAATGAAATGGCTCATTATGCAATTGATTGTTGGGATGTTGAAGTTAAAACAGATAGATATGGATGGGTTGAAATTATAGGAATAGCTGATAGAGGAGATTATGATTTAAAATCCCATTCCAAACATAGTAATGAAGAATTAAACATTTTTATCCAATACGAAGAACCTAAAATAATATCTAAAACAATAGCAAAGCCAAATATGGCTAAATTTGGTCCTTCATTTAAGCAAAATGCTCCAAAAGTGAAGTCATTCCTAGAAAATATAGATAGTGTAATGGTTGAAAAAATTAAAACATCAATCAAAAAAGATGGAATCTATGAAGCCTTAATTGATGGAGAAGCTTTTGAAATAAAAAATGAACATGTTACTTTTGAAGATGTTGAAGAAGAAATTAAGGGAAAAAAGATCATACCTCATGTAATTGAACCTTCATTTGGTATTGATCGGATATTATACTCAGTACTTTTACACTCATTCCATACAGCAGAAACTGAGGAAGATAAAGAATATTTCAAATTAGCTAATTCAATTGCTCCAATACAAGTAGGTGTTTTTCCATTAATGAATAAAAGCGAATTAAATAGCTTAGCTACTGAAATTACAACTAATCTTAGAAATTCTGGATTCATGGTTGATTATGATACTTCTGGAACAATTGGTAAAAGATACGCTAGAGCAGATGAAATAGGAGTTCCAATTGCTATTACTATTGACTATGATAGTCTTGAAGATAATTCTGTGACAATTAGAGATAGAGATACTGAAGAACAAGAAAGAGTAAGTATAAAAAATTTAAAAAAAGTTGTTGGGAATTATTTCAATTAA
- a CDS encoding helix-turn-helix transcriptional regulator → MEYNKKSSISNNFNLMNKDDINNENKLKNISSIKNGNDFKLFDLDKDNYKITDIVSNSVNDVKSNEIFINIKHILTSTLRTRLLICLFSGKKDLKSLRNDLGKPSTSILHGIKELDKLNLIKKEKKNYGLSSNGTMLAMNIIKLIQNIYSINNNSHFWDSHCIKDIPYESLKKIHLIQNAKSIRSSENDLAKTSKEYISLVSKSKDIKVLLPIFSSIHLDALLKSLNDGSNLELIASKNILEFIRDNGYGEKFSSFVKDNNMNNNKNNKNNSLKIWELSKEFKLFLSSGNNFLSLGLFSDDGYYDDSIMLLDNTKEGINWGLEVFEYYKEYSKQINILKYFNIKNNI, encoded by the coding sequence ATGGAATATAATAAAAAATCATCGATTAGTAACAACTTTAACTTGATGAATAAAGATGATATAAACAATGAAAATAAACTAAAAAATATAAGCAGTATCAAAAATGGAAATGATTTTAAATTATTTGATTTAGATAAAGATAATTATAAAATTACAGATATTGTCTCAAATAGTGTAAATGATGTAAAAAGTAATGAGATATTTATCAACATAAAGCATATTTTAACATCTACACTAAGGACAAGGCTATTGATCTGTCTTTTTTCAGGAAAAAAAGATTTAAAATCACTTAGAAACGATTTAGGAAAACCTTCAACTTCAATATTGCATGGAATAAAAGAACTTGATAAATTAAATCTAATAAAAAAAGAGAAGAAAAATTATGGTCTATCTTCTAATGGAACTATGCTGGCAATGAATATTATTAAATTAATCCAAAATATCTATTCGATTAACAATAATTCTCATTTTTGGGATTCTCATTGTATAAAAGATATACCTTATGAATCATTAAAAAAAATTCATTTAATTCAAAATGCTAAGTCAATAAGATCTTCTGAAAATGATTTAGCTAAAACTTCTAAAGAATATATAAGTTTAGTTTCAAAATCAAAGGATATTAAGGTTTTACTGCCTATATTTTCATCAATTCATTTAGATGCTTTATTAAAAAGTTTAAATGATGGTTCAAATTTAGAATTAATTGCTAGTAAAAATATTCTTGAGTTTATAAGAGATAATGGTTATGGGGAAAAGTTTTCATCATTTGTAAAAGATAATAACATGAATAATAATAAAAATAATAAGAATAATTCTCTTAAGATATGGGAATTGTCAAAAGAATTTAAATTATTTTTAAGTTCAGGCAATAATTTTTTATCATTAGGATTATTTTCTGATGATGGATATTATGATGATTCTATCATGCTATTGGATAACACGAAAGAAGGAATAAATTGGGGGCTTGAAGTATTTGAATATTATAAAGAATATTCAAAACAAATTAATATTTTAAAATATTTTAATATTAAGAATAATATTTAA